The following coding sequences lie in one Primulina huaijiensis isolate GDHJ02 chromosome 2, ASM1229523v2, whole genome shotgun sequence genomic window:
- the LOC140969434 gene encoding uncharacterized protein — MEVTSLCNRITIGGAPLLVFSSINNSNSSLICASKFYPSISRSFKAKCCYNNGMNVDSADDPVTASTAYAILGTEPHCSPAQLKAAFRIKVKQFHPDVMRDGRNSDTMIRRVIRAYEILSNYSRSEIIERECMDPFDQPESEAIDLFVNEVLCIGKGCPYSCVNSAPHAFKFSSLSGSASAASQGHGEDYQVRVAVGQCPRSCIHYVTPSQRIILEELLSGIIGMPYDTSAEADVMYSLIVKAKYENNRYTSPKKKNTKVSNKHADWF; from the exons ATGGAAGTCACTTCGCTGTGCAATCGGATTACCATTGGAGGAGCACCGCTCTTAGTCTTCAGCTCCATTAACAATAGTAACAGCTCATTGATTTGCGCCTCTAAATTCTATCCGTCAATTTCGCGCTCGTTCAAAGCGAAGTGTTGTTACAATAATGGGATGAACGTAGATTCAGCTGATGACCCTGTGACGGCTTCTACGGCGTATGCCATCCTGGGAACGGAACCACATTGCTCACCTGCACAGCTGAAAGCTGCTTTTCGGATCAAA GTTAAGCAGTTTCATCCAGATGTGATGAGAGATGGGCGAAATTCGGATACAATGATTCGTCGCGTGATTCGAGCCTATGAG ATTCTATCAAACTACAGTAGATCTGAAATTATTGAGAG AGAATGCATGGATCCATTCGACCAACCAGAGTCTGAGGCTATTGATCTCTTTGTGAACGAGGTTCTTTGCATTGGCAAAG GCTGTCCATATTCGTGTGTGAATAGTGCTCCTCatgctttcaaattttcttcacTATCTGGATCAGCATCTGCAGCTTCTCAGG GCCACGGTGAAGATTATCAAGTTCGGGTTGCTGTGGGTCAGTGTCCAAGAAGTTGTATTCATTATGTTACTCCATCTCAGAGAATTATTCTAGAGGAGCTTCTTTCTGG CATAATAGGCATGCCATATGATACTTCAGCTGAGGCAGACGTGATGTATTCCCTGATTGTTAAAGCGAAGTACGAGAACAATCGCTACACAAGTCCTAAGAAAAAGAACACAAAAGTTTCAAATAAGCACGCCGATTGGTTTTAA
- the LOC140969443 gene encoding phosphoribosylamine--glycine ligase-like — translation MAFECPLSSSAARYGSLPQLDIHSHLFNPTAKFINPFCFNVRPTGGISVSDDFGNSLKAPLSYIRGFNAGDGACRPPVTPVFVSLDSNNEVFSPSEERVVVLVIGGGGREHALCYALKRSPSCDAVFCAPGNAGISNSGDATCIDDLDISSSSSVIAFCREWGVGLVMVGPEAPLASGLANDLVKAGIPTFGPSSEAAALEGSKDFMKRLCDKYAIPTAKYQTFTDPSAAKEYIENEGAPIVVKADGLAAGKGVIIAMTLEEAFEAVDLMLVKNVFGSAGYRVIIEEYLEGEEASFFAIVDGENAIPLESAQDHKRVGVGDTGPNTGGMGAYSPAPVLTKELESVVMKSIILPTVKGMAAEGCKFVGVLYAGLMIEKKSGVPKLIEYNVRFGDPECQVLMVRLESDLIQVLLAACRGKLSGLSLDWSPGSGMVVVMASEGYPGSYKKGTVIRNLEEAEQIASAVKVFHAGTALDFDGNFIATGGRVLGVTAKGIDLKEARDLAYQAVEQINWPEGFYRRDIGWRALPRKQYVTET, via the exons atggctttTGAATGTCCACTCAGCTCTTCGGCAGCTAGATACGGCAGTCTTCCACAGTTGGACATCCACAGTCATCTATTCAATCCGACGGCAAAGTTCATCAACCCCTTTTGTTTTAATGTGCGGCCAACAGGTGGGATTTCAGTGAGTGATGATTTTGGCAATTCTCTTAAAGCTCCACTGAGTTACATCCGTGGCTTTAACGCCGGAGACGGCGCTTGTCGTCCACCAGTTACGCCCGTATTTGTTAGTCTTGATTCCAATAATGAGGTTTTCTCTCCTTCTG AGGAGAGAGTGGTTGTGTTGGTTATCGGAGGAGGTGGAAGGGAGCACGCACTTTGTTATGCCCTGAAGCGTTCTCCGTCCTGTGATGCTGTGTTTTGTGCACCTGGGAATGCCGGAATATCTAACTCGGGTGATGCAACTTGTATAGATGACCTTGATATCTCTTCCAGCTCATCAGTGATTGCATTTTGCCGTGAATGGGGAGTTGGATTGGTTATGGTGGGCCCAGAGGCGCCTCTTGCTTCTGGCCTTGCTAATGATCTTGTTAAAGCTGGTATTCCTACCTTCGGCCCCTCTTCGGAGGCTGCTGCTTTGGAAGGGTCGAAAGACTTCATGAAACGTTTATGTGACAAATATGCAATTCCAACCGCTAAG TATCAAACTTTTACAGATCCTTCGGCTGCAAAAGAATATATAGAAAATGAAGGTGCCCCCATTGTTGTAAAAGCAGACGGCTTAGCGGCAGGAAAAGGAGTTATAATTGCAATGACATTAGAGGAAGCATTTGAAGCCGTCGACTTGATGCttgtgaaaaatgtttttggttCTGCTGGTTATCGTGTCATTATTGAAGAGTATCTGGAAGGTGAAGAAGCATCGTTCTTTGCTATAGTAGATGGAGAGAATGCCATACCTTTAGAATCTGCTCAGGATCATAAACGAGTTGGTGTTGGGGACACCGGGCCTAATACTGGTGGAATGGGTGCATACTCTCCAGCCCCTGTCTTAACAAAAGAACTCGAATCTGTTGTTATGAAATCTATAATTCTTCCTACGGTGAAGGGAATGGCTGCAGAAGGCTGCAAATTTGTGGGTGTTCTATATGCTGGGCTTATGATCGAGAAGAAGTCTGGAGTGCCAAAGCTGATTGAATATAATGTTCGATTTGGAGATCCAGAGTGCCAG GTACTGATGGTTCGTTTAGAGTCCGATCTAATACAAGTTCTACTTGCAGCTTGCAGGGGAAAGCTAAGTGGCTTATCCCTTGATTGGTCCCCCGGCTCAGGCATGGTTGTGGTCATGGCAAGTGAAGGGTATCCTGGAAGCTACAAAAAGGGGACAGTAATCCGAAACCTCGAAGAAGCAGAACAAATAGCCTCAGCTGTTAAGGTATTCCATGCTGGTACTGCTCTTGACTTCGATGGCAACTTCATTGCCACTGGTGGGCGTGTTCTTGGTGTCACTGCTAAAGGGATCGATCTTAAAGAGGCAAGGGATTTAGCGTACCAAGCTGTCGAGCAAATTAACTGGCCAGAAGGGTTCTACAGGCGAGATATTGGATGGCGAGCTCTGCCTAGAAAACAGTATGTGACGGAAACTTGA
- the LOC140969449 gene encoding uncharacterized protein isoform X1, with the protein MASVASAEAARSSSCLKVEALKCIDITRLSQLELQALSLCSASSFDLRSTDDVVCPQLDRSLFNESAGSRRQTYSRLLHRSHFRLPGPHPSLKPPRDSYPSSDPVNHSIIHYLKHFMNGNHNPPQPAPPPAPPHAEAMLSVTEDSKQPVFQGLQENLRIKLHAAEKKRKRARKDKNLNRKGFLESGVGGELQKVNNKGEVVNFEELEKNGDELFAQELRSRTAGLVTEEDVLGFLWSLEGQWCSTRKKRKYVDAGMFGDSLPIGWKLLLGIRRRDFRPSIYCRRYISPTGQQFLSCQEAESFLKSYFGSGDADLLRDQKTYSIQQVCVESTAKNVHSAIKKDVTCHDMPPHSTLDRASSGAHENKECSKSIENLPEVQVQDIFECAKCKLTFDEKNVYLQHLFAFHQKTTKRCRIGTPVGEGVIIKDGKYECQFCHKVFEERRSYNGHVGVHVRNSGKNSSEITAPPSIQKNEKSSSQESLLPRPSKMDALVEIAQSSIYDTPKVKTCEQTKKDLPPVAFNLEETPVACGSHELNLFSAPVVQEEDKVDRSAYIDLNAHGSQAIMDTDSIVINDYTSNVDIKIDDKCVNDSEYIGSCDIGKSNIEMNFGNGCSNPSNDHLEDARGLTVGEIDFPSAVASVPLTQSFQFFPSLDSMSNKVEHEFSLVGQKLGNATEFEELRFDDLESFKYGFMNGEELQSFSGSSMNLGNIAGIVDGFNSSVTFGSEDVTFNALDANQLTTVCVWCRAEFKLDSVESEAPSESIGYMCPTCKDKISGHLDGGLSMNPRGF; encoded by the exons ATGGCTAGTGTTGCCTCGGCCGAAGCAGCACGATCCTCGTCGTGTTTAAAGGTGGAAGCTTTGAAGTGCATAGACATCACAAGGCTCTCCCAATTGGAACTGCAAGCTCTCTCTCTTTGCTCGGCTTCCTCCTTCGACCTACGCAGTACAGACGATGTTGTTTGTCCCCAACTCGATCGCTCGCTCTTCAACGAGTCCGCCGGCAGCCGCCGACAGACCTACTCGCGCCTCCTGCACCGTTCCCACTTCCGACTTCCCGGCCCACACCCATCCCTTAAACCTCCCCGTGATTCCTACCCCTCCTCCGACCCCGTGAACCACTCTATCATCCATTACCTGAAGCACTTTATGAATGGCAACCACAATCCTCCCCAACCTGCTCCGCCTCCGGCTCCTCCGCATGCGGAGGCGATGCTTTCCGTGACGGAGGATTCCAAGCAACCAGTTTTTCAAGGATTACAAGAAAATCTGAGGATCAaactccatgcagcggagaagAAGCGGAAAAGGGCGAGAAAAGACAAGAATTTGAACAGAAAAGGTTTTTTGGAGAGTGGCGTCGGTGGTGAGCTGCAAAAAGTGAATAATAAGGGTGAGGTGGTGAATTTTGAGGAATTGGAGAAGAATGGTGATGAACTATTCGCTCAAGAATTGAGGAGCAGGACTGCGGGATTAGTAACCGAGGAGGATGTTTTAGGGTTTTTATGGAGTTTGGAGGGGCAATGGTGTAGCACTAGAAAGAAGAGGAAATATGTTGATGCAGGTATGTTTGGAGATTCATTGCCCATTGGCTGGAAGCTCTTGCTTGGAATCAGGAGGCGAGATTTCCGTCCTTCCATCTATTGCCGCAGATACATAAG cCCTACTGGACAACAATTTTTATCATGCCAGGAGGCTGAATCCTTTTTGAAATCCTATTTTGGGAGTGGTGATGCAGATCTTCTAAGGGATCAGAAGACTTATAGCATTCAGCAGGTATGTGTTGAGTCAACTGCAAAG AATGTGCATTCTGCTATCAAAAAGGATGTCACATGTCATGACATGCCACCCCATTCTACTTTGGATAGAGCCTCATCTGGTGCACATGAGAATAAAGAATGCTCAAAGAGCATAGAAAACCTTCCTGAAGTTCAGGTTCAGGACATCTTTGAATGTGCCAAATGCAAGTTGACTTTTGATGAGAAGAATGTGTACTTGCAGCATCTGTTTGCATTCCACCAAAAGACAACGAAAAGGTGCAGAATTGGGACTCCTGTTGGGGAAGGAGTGATCATCAAAGATGGGAAATATGAATGTCAGTTCTGTCACAAGGTCTTTGAAGAAAGGCGAAGTTATAATGGTCATGTTGGTGTCCATGTGAGGAATTCTGGGAAAAATTCCAGTGAAATAACTGCTCCTCCAAGCATCCAGAAGAATGAAAAATCTTCATCGCAGGAGTCTTTGCTTCCAAGGCCATCAAAAATGGATGCGTTAGTTGAAATAGCCCAAAGTTCAATATATGATACCCCAAAAGTTAAAACTTGTGAACAAACCAAAAAAGATCTTCCTCCTGTTGCATTTAACTTGGAAGAAACTCCTGTTGCCTGTGGTAGTCACGAATTAAATTTGTTTTCTGCTCCTGTAGTACAGGAAGAAGATAAGGTTGACAGATCTGCTTACATAGACTTGAATGCACATGGTAGCCAAGCCATTATGGATACTGATAGTATTGTGATAAATGATTACACCTCAAATGTGGACATTAAAATAGATGACAAGTGCGTAAATGACTCGGAATATATTGGGTCATGTGACATTGGAAAGAGTAATATAGAGATGAATTTTGGTAACGGATGTTCAAATCCAAGTAATGATCATCTAGAAGATGCTCGTGGATTAACTGTTGGAGAAATTGATTTTCCAAGTGCAGTTGCTTCTGTGCCCTTGACTCAATCCTTTCAGTTCTTCCCTTCCTTGGACTCTATGTCGAATAAG GTAgaacatgaattttctttggttgGTCAGAAGCTTGGGAATGCTACAGAATTCGAGGAGCTGAGGTTTGATGACCTGGAATCCTTCAAGTACGGTTTTATGAATGGAGAAGAGTTGCAATCTTTTTCAGGAAGCTCCATGAATTTAGGAAATATTGCTGGGATTGTTGATGGGTTTAATTCCTCAGTTACATTTGGTTCGGAGGACGTTACGTTTAATGCACTAGATGCAAATCAGCTAACAACGGTGTGCGTATGGTGCAGAGCAGAGTTCAAACTTGACAGTGTTGAATCAGAAGCTCCATCAGAATCCATTGGCTATATGTGTCCAACTTGCAAGGATAAAATCTCTGGGCACTTGGATGGTGGTCTCTCCATGAATCCTCGTGGTTTCTGA
- the LOC140969449 gene encoding uncharacterized protein isoform X2 produces MASVASAEAARSSSCLKVEALKCIDITRLSQLELQALSLCSASSFDLRSTDDVVCPQLDRSLFNESAGSRRQTYSRLLHRSHFRLPGPHPSLKPPRDSYPSSDPVNHSIIHYLKHFMNGNHNPPQPAPPPAPPHAEAMLSVTEDSKQPVFQGLQENLRIKLHAAEKKRKRARKDKNLNRKGFLESGVGGELQKVNNKGEVVNFEELEKNGDELFAQELRSRTAGLVTEEDVLGFLWSLEGQWCSTRKKRKYVDAGMFGDSLPIGWKLLLGIRRRDFRPSIYCRRYISPTGQQFLSCQEAESFLKSYFGSGDADLLRDQKTYSIQQVCVESTAKDVTCHDMPPHSTLDRASSGAHENKECSKSIENLPEVQVQDIFECAKCKLTFDEKNVYLQHLFAFHQKTTKRCRIGTPVGEGVIIKDGKYECQFCHKVFEERRSYNGHVGVHVRNSGKNSSEITAPPSIQKNEKSSSQESLLPRPSKMDALVEIAQSSIYDTPKVKTCEQTKKDLPPVAFNLEETPVACGSHELNLFSAPVVQEEDKVDRSAYIDLNAHGSQAIMDTDSIVINDYTSNVDIKIDDKCVNDSEYIGSCDIGKSNIEMNFGNGCSNPSNDHLEDARGLTVGEIDFPSAVASVPLTQSFQFFPSLDSMSNKVEHEFSLVGQKLGNATEFEELRFDDLESFKYGFMNGEELQSFSGSSMNLGNIAGIVDGFNSSVTFGSEDVTFNALDANQLTTVCVWCRAEFKLDSVESEAPSESIGYMCPTCKDKISGHLDGGLSMNPRGF; encoded by the exons ATGGCTAGTGTTGCCTCGGCCGAAGCAGCACGATCCTCGTCGTGTTTAAAGGTGGAAGCTTTGAAGTGCATAGACATCACAAGGCTCTCCCAATTGGAACTGCAAGCTCTCTCTCTTTGCTCGGCTTCCTCCTTCGACCTACGCAGTACAGACGATGTTGTTTGTCCCCAACTCGATCGCTCGCTCTTCAACGAGTCCGCCGGCAGCCGCCGACAGACCTACTCGCGCCTCCTGCACCGTTCCCACTTCCGACTTCCCGGCCCACACCCATCCCTTAAACCTCCCCGTGATTCCTACCCCTCCTCCGACCCCGTGAACCACTCTATCATCCATTACCTGAAGCACTTTATGAATGGCAACCACAATCCTCCCCAACCTGCTCCGCCTCCGGCTCCTCCGCATGCGGAGGCGATGCTTTCCGTGACGGAGGATTCCAAGCAACCAGTTTTTCAAGGATTACAAGAAAATCTGAGGATCAaactccatgcagcggagaagAAGCGGAAAAGGGCGAGAAAAGACAAGAATTTGAACAGAAAAGGTTTTTTGGAGAGTGGCGTCGGTGGTGAGCTGCAAAAAGTGAATAATAAGGGTGAGGTGGTGAATTTTGAGGAATTGGAGAAGAATGGTGATGAACTATTCGCTCAAGAATTGAGGAGCAGGACTGCGGGATTAGTAACCGAGGAGGATGTTTTAGGGTTTTTATGGAGTTTGGAGGGGCAATGGTGTAGCACTAGAAAGAAGAGGAAATATGTTGATGCAGGTATGTTTGGAGATTCATTGCCCATTGGCTGGAAGCTCTTGCTTGGAATCAGGAGGCGAGATTTCCGTCCTTCCATCTATTGCCGCAGATACATAAG cCCTACTGGACAACAATTTTTATCATGCCAGGAGGCTGAATCCTTTTTGAAATCCTATTTTGGGAGTGGTGATGCAGATCTTCTAAGGGATCAGAAGACTTATAGCATTCAGCAGGTATGTGTTGAGTCAACTGCAAAG GATGTCACATGTCATGACATGCCACCCCATTCTACTTTGGATAGAGCCTCATCTGGTGCACATGAGAATAAAGAATGCTCAAAGAGCATAGAAAACCTTCCTGAAGTTCAGGTTCAGGACATCTTTGAATGTGCCAAATGCAAGTTGACTTTTGATGAGAAGAATGTGTACTTGCAGCATCTGTTTGCATTCCACCAAAAGACAACGAAAAGGTGCAGAATTGGGACTCCTGTTGGGGAAGGAGTGATCATCAAAGATGGGAAATATGAATGTCAGTTCTGTCACAAGGTCTTTGAAGAAAGGCGAAGTTATAATGGTCATGTTGGTGTCCATGTGAGGAATTCTGGGAAAAATTCCAGTGAAATAACTGCTCCTCCAAGCATCCAGAAGAATGAAAAATCTTCATCGCAGGAGTCTTTGCTTCCAAGGCCATCAAAAATGGATGCGTTAGTTGAAATAGCCCAAAGTTCAATATATGATACCCCAAAAGTTAAAACTTGTGAACAAACCAAAAAAGATCTTCCTCCTGTTGCATTTAACTTGGAAGAAACTCCTGTTGCCTGTGGTAGTCACGAATTAAATTTGTTTTCTGCTCCTGTAGTACAGGAAGAAGATAAGGTTGACAGATCTGCTTACATAGACTTGAATGCACATGGTAGCCAAGCCATTATGGATACTGATAGTATTGTGATAAATGATTACACCTCAAATGTGGACATTAAAATAGATGACAAGTGCGTAAATGACTCGGAATATATTGGGTCATGTGACATTGGAAAGAGTAATATAGAGATGAATTTTGGTAACGGATGTTCAAATCCAAGTAATGATCATCTAGAAGATGCTCGTGGATTAACTGTTGGAGAAATTGATTTTCCAAGTGCAGTTGCTTCTGTGCCCTTGACTCAATCCTTTCAGTTCTTCCCTTCCTTGGACTCTATGTCGAATAAG GTAgaacatgaattttctttggttgGTCAGAAGCTTGGGAATGCTACAGAATTCGAGGAGCTGAGGTTTGATGACCTGGAATCCTTCAAGTACGGTTTTATGAATGGAGAAGAGTTGCAATCTTTTTCAGGAAGCTCCATGAATTTAGGAAATATTGCTGGGATTGTTGATGGGTTTAATTCCTCAGTTACATTTGGTTCGGAGGACGTTACGTTTAATGCACTAGATGCAAATCAGCTAACAACGGTGTGCGTATGGTGCAGAGCAGAGTTCAAACTTGACAGTGTTGAATCAGAAGCTCCATCAGAATCCATTGGCTATATGTGTCCAACTTGCAAGGATAAAATCTCTGGGCACTTGGATGGTGGTCTCTCCATGAATCCTCGTGGTTTCTGA